The following proteins come from a genomic window of Galactobacillus timonensis:
- a CDS encoding YfhO family protein has protein sequence MKRRTLRDHLIVLGLLTLLATALLFPYLSGRRPFILLGDQVHQYNAFYTTWKRMLSDFLNRRILPFYSFSSFLGNDWFSSKAYYVTGDILMPLVALFPDVETGLLWIEGWLLIILAGYFFWLFLYAFDPDGDPKVYLCASLLYAFSGTSALSIGQYMFMRAYVLVPLVFLAVEHFRTRGKAAPFLLVSAVQFLNLYYYAFMVSEFLLLYVPFTYYYHGTKLRSRAFLKLLGRLVVTYLSGLLLAGILMVPAALNIVQNPRVGSHDTVSLFFDPRIYLSFLMSFAIQPADVGSSFNYPFHYTSTSHLGVIIYCGALVVPALFGLYRRAKEDRRIRAMFIAELIFLPVLLLPSVNSILHGFSEPSFRFTFLLMFFNCLIFAMVFSRFEENYAMLRSGLRLYLVLYAAAAAVCFLSGIITWSDHPFHVILMATGLGWLVVYGLLIKSRRKKTALVLSVIEVWTGCVLYSCVHNMNYDFTTPSLDAGIFRYLQDTDSQKFYRIYVDNSQLQPASPMHLNESLIDDYRGVSAYDTTTAGSLSQFLTWIQQTSNLKVIEDPEVLRMLAAEYWCVRSADDLPGGYSFTYVLNNNEYQIYRLDSCRPLAFTYSRLRPLSSVQTGSDGKAIIDWNNELILSDDDYQRLKNEIEDGASVDAQVTSFAEDNDLSLFISVDREQILFLSIPYDRGWSIRDNGEAVEALKVQGGMMGIVLKPGDHTITMHFMPEGLKAATVSSLAGFVLLVVTVWLDHKRTGKESV, from the coding sequence ATGAAACGGCGCACACTGCGGGATCATCTGATCGTTCTCGGCCTGCTGACGCTGCTGGCGACGGCGCTGCTGTTTCCCTATCTCAGCGGCAGGCGGCCGTTCATTCTTCTGGGCGACCAGGTTCATCAGTACAATGCCTTCTATACGACCTGGAAGCGGATGCTCAGCGATTTTCTGAACCGCCGCATCCTGCCGTTCTATTCCTTTTCCAGCTTTCTGGGCAATGACTGGTTTTCCTCCAAGGCCTACTATGTGACCGGCGACATACTGATGCCGCTGGTGGCACTGTTTCCGGATGTTGAAACAGGGCTTTTATGGATTGAAGGCTGGCTGCTGATCATTCTGGCGGGATATTTCTTCTGGCTGTTTCTGTATGCATTTGATCCGGACGGGGATCCGAAGGTATATCTCTGCGCCTCACTTCTCTATGCATTCTCCGGTACAAGCGCCCTTTCCATCGGCCAGTACATGTTCATGCGTGCATATGTTTTGGTTCCGCTGGTGTTCCTTGCTGTGGAGCACTTCCGCACCAGGGGAAAGGCGGCGCCGTTTCTGCTGGTCAGTGCGGTGCAGTTTCTGAATCTTTACTACTATGCTTTCATGGTGTCCGAGTTTCTTCTGCTCTATGTTCCCTTTACCTATTACTATCACGGAACAAAGCTGAGAAGCAGAGCGTTCCTGAAATTGCTTGGCCGGCTGGTAGTTACCTATCTTTCCGGTCTGCTGCTGGCAGGGATCCTGATGGTGCCGGCGGCACTCAACATTGTGCAGAACCCACGGGTCGGCAGCCACGATACGGTATCGCTCTTCTTTGATCCGCGGATCTATCTGTCGTTCCTGATGTCCTTCGCCATTCAGCCGGCCGATGTTGGATCTTCGTTCAACTATCCGTTTCACTACACATCAACGTCGCATCTTGGCGTCATCATCTATTGCGGCGCACTTGTCGTTCCTGCTCTGTTCGGGCTGTACAGGCGGGCAAAGGAAGACCGTCGGATCAGGGCAATGTTCATTGCAGAGCTGATCTTTCTTCCGGTGCTGCTTCTGCCCTCAGTCAATTCGATTCTGCATGGATTCAGTGAGCCGAGCTTCCGTTTCACGTTTCTTCTGATGTTTTTCAACTGCCTGATCTTTGCGATGGTCTTCAGCCGCTTTGAAGAGAACTATGCAATGCTCAGGTCAGGATTGCGCCTGTATCTGGTGCTCTACGCCGCGGCCGCAGCGGTCTGTTTCCTGAGCGGCATCATCACCTGGAGCGATCATCCGTTCCATGTGATTCTGATGGCGACGGGACTGGGGTGGCTGGTTGTCTATGGCTTGTTGATCAAAAGCCGCAGAAAGAAGACGGCGCTGGTCCTTTCGGTCATTGAAGTATGGACAGGCTGCGTTCTTTATTCCTGTGTCCATAACATGAATTATGACTTTACGACGCCGTCGCTGGATGCCGGGATCTTCCGCTATCTTCAGGATACGGATTCGCAGAAGTTCTATCGCATCTACGTTGACAATTCGCAGCTGCAGCCGGCAAGTCCGATGCATCTGAATGAAAGCCTCATCGATGATTACCGCGGCGTATCTGCCTATGACACGACTACCGCCGGAAGTCTGTCGCAATTTCTGACCTGGATCCAGCAGACCAGCAACCTCAAGGTGATTGAAGACCCCGAGGTGCTTCGTATGCTGGCTGCGGAATACTGGTGCGTGCGCTCGGCGGATGATCTTCCGGGCGGCTATTCCTTCACCTATGTTCTGAACAACAACGAGTACCAGATCTACCGTCTCGATTCGTGCCGGCCGCTTGCCTTTACCTATTCCAGACTTCGTCCCCTCTCATCCGTCCAAACAGGCAGTGACGGCAAGGCGATCATCGACTGGAACAATGAACTGATTCTTTCGGACGACGACTATCAGCGTCTGAAGAATGAAATCGAGGACGGGGCATCGGTTGACGCACAGGTCACATCCTTTGCGGAAGACAATGATCTTTCTCTTTTCATCTCTGTTGACAGGGAACAGATTCTCTTCCTGTCCATCCCCTACGATCGCGGCTGGTCCATTCGTGACAACGGTGAAGCCGTTGAAGCGCTGAAGGTTCAGGGCGGCATGATGGGCATTGTTCTGAAGCCTGGCGATCATACGATTACGATGCACTTCATGCCGGAGGGTCTGAAGGCCGCAACCGTCTCTTCGCTGGCCGGTTTTGTTCTGCTGGTGGTGACGGTCTGGCTGGATCACAAACGTACTGGAAAGGAATCTGTATGA
- a CDS encoding YfhO family protein, which yields MKHAICKPVFKDEKTWRDLLVLFALVSLLCAVIFTPYIVNDQAFILGLDMRTIYSSNFEGLRTMLAQWRQNGSLPFWNWSNFLGNDFYSSKLFYFNDLWEYLFALGDLPYTTAILWMTYLRFLSGAFSFYAYARYNHAGHRVSILASLFWAFSSYMLQVMRDPFFATFTAFLPLYFLSVDRYIVEKKHGFFIFMVFFMFFNNYYLFYMTSLFTILYYLWRHEKEYGTLHDVMKPAVRLIGFYLVGFSCAGFFVVPEILNILGNSRLGVRDLIWSYGNPTPYLDIVNGLYTPASMLAYRSTPASTLYMWLRGEKEPLVYNIWAGALMTLLVPQLFTKKNRRPMTLWCFAVCALLSFIPIFSSVMHGFSEPSFRWTSNLTFLLLAMVLPLLNDAGRIDRNLLKKSAVAFVILIAVSPFVCAAVNRVALSEIVTEYRWLLVDDVLFVLIAWALLAGKRKTVAAAALAELAMVSYFSFYGNPAMRSLTIPEARALYTALGEKDAYNSFTLSLDEKNWSSFYRTYINLEDVFWENLGMNHALDGNIRGVTTYDSTYLASSDELVQLDPDHIYGHWSWSFDIENQDVLDLVSVKYGVTGLNTACPFKNGRLVTTYMDTWNIWENLDYINLGKTSTDLETWDDYDPSKSADVTAKVICHAEDAGEIRSLLGKEEVVCDTAEADGRKVYAWLSTTENGFAVLSVPYDEGWSATVNGQPARIYEVNGGLSGIAVPAGGAEIQMTFTPKGLKKGIVVSGIGVLLVLGIIVLDRRRKKVHA from the coding sequence ATGAAACACGCAATATGCAAACCTGTCTTCAAGGATGAGAAAACATGGCGGGATCTGCTCGTTCTCTTCGCGCTCGTCTCGCTTCTTTGTGCCGTCATCTTCACTCCCTATATCGTCAATGATCAGGCCTTCATCCTGGGCCTCGACATGCGTACGATCTATTCCAGCAACTTTGAAGGACTGAGAACCATGCTTGCGCAGTGGCGGCAGAACGGATCCCTCCCCTTCTGGAACTGGAGCAATTTTCTGGGCAATGACTTCTATTCGAGCAAGCTGTTCTATTTCAACGATCTCTGGGAATATCTGTTCGCTCTGGGCGATCTTCCCTATACGACCGCCATTCTCTGGATGACGTATCTCCGCTTTCTTTCCGGCGCCTTCAGCTTCTATGCCTATGCCCGCTACAACCATGCAGGACACCGTGTCTCCATTCTTGCGTCACTGTTCTGGGCCTTCAGCTCATACATGCTGCAGGTGATGCGCGACCCCTTCTTCGCAACCTTCACCGCCTTTCTTCCGCTGTACTTCCTTTCGGTCGATCGCTACATCGTTGAGAAAAAGCACGGATTCTTCATCTTCATGGTGTTCTTCATGTTCTTCAACAATTACTACCTGTTCTACATGACGTCGCTGTTTACGATCCTGTATTATCTGTGGCGCCATGAGAAGGAATATGGAACACTGCACGATGTGATGAAACCGGCCGTCCGTCTGATCGGCTTCTACCTTGTCGGCTTCAGCTGTGCCGGTTTCTTCGTTGTGCCGGAGATCCTCAACATTCTCGGCAACAGCCGCCTCGGAGTCCGGGATCTGATCTGGTCGTATGGCAATCCGACGCCGTATCTTGATATAGTCAACGGACTGTATACGCCGGCTTCCATGCTTGCCTACCGCAGCACGCCGGCGTCAACGCTGTACATGTGGCTGCGCGGAGAGAAGGAGCCGCTGGTGTACAACATCTGGGCGGGTGCGCTGATGACGCTGCTGGTTCCGCAGCTGTTTACAAAAAAGAACCGGAGACCAATGACGCTGTGGTGCTTCGCCGTCTGTGCTCTGTTGTCGTTCATTCCGATCTTCAGCTCCGTGATGCACGGCTTTTCGGAACCGTCGTTCCGCTGGACCTCAAATCTGACCTTTCTTCTGCTGGCGATGGTGCTGCCGCTGTTGAACGATGCTGGAAGAATCGACCGGAATCTGCTGAAGAAGTCAGCGGTGGCATTTGTGATTCTGATTGCCGTATCACCATTCGTCTGTGCCGCCGTTAACAGGGTTGCGCTTTCGGAAATCGTCACGGAATACCGCTGGCTGCTGGTGGATGATGTGCTGTTTGTCCTGATCGCATGGGCCCTGCTTGCAGGAAAAAGAAAAACCGTCGCTGCGGCGGCGCTTGCGGAGCTTGCCATGGTCAGCTATTTCTCGTTCTATGGCAATCCGGCCATGCGCAGCCTGACCATTCCCGAAGCCAGGGCACTTTATACGGCGCTCGGCGAAAAGGATGCGTACAACAGCTTTACACTCAGTCTCGATGAGAAGAACTGGTCCTCGTTCTATCGCACCTACATCAATCTGGAAGATGTGTTCTGGGAAAATCTCGGCATGAATCACGCTTTGGATGGAAATATCCGCGGCGTTACCACCTATGATTCCACCTATCTTGCCAGTTCCGACGAACTTGTGCAGCTGGATCCGGATCATATCTATGGACACTGGTCCTGGTCCTTCGACATTGAAAACCAGGATGTCCTTGATCTCGTGTCGGTCAAATACGGGGTGACCGGTCTCAATACCGCCTGCCCGTTCAAGAACGGCCGCCTCGTTACGACCTATATGGACACCTGGAACATCTGGGAAAACCTTGATTACATCAATCTTGGAAAGACCTCTACGGATCTTGAGACGTGGGATGACTATGATCCCTCGAAGTCCGCTGATGTAACAGCGAAGGTTATCTGCCACGCGGAAGATGCCGGAGAAATCCGCAGTCTGCTGGGGAAGGAAGAGGTTGTCTGCGATACGGCAGAGGCCGACGGACGCAAAGTCTATGCATGGCTTTCGACAACGGAAAACGGCTTTGCGGTTCTTTCCGTCCCTTACGATGAAGGATGGTCGGCGACCGTCAACGGACAGCCGGCCAGGATCTATGAGGTCAATGGCGGCCTGAGCGGCATTGCCGTCCCGGCCGGTGGTGCCGAAATCCAGATGACATTTACACCGAAGGGTCTGAAGAAAGGCATCGTGGTGAGCGGCATTGGTGTGCTGCTGGTGCTTGGCATCATTGTTCTGGACCGTCGCAGAAAGAAGGTACATGCATGA
- a CDS encoding TetR/AcrR family transcriptional regulator gives MAAPRMNDDVQKMILDAAEDLLAQKSLKEVTLAQIADHANVAKGTVYYYFKNKEDILFAIFDHYLADQWKQLNDWTSNTAKDTRLPRLIKYVLARDIDKTGIRLHFIFEAADGNEVLRQKLMERYLKFEKEIAAKIQERQDNVDSDYLSWLALMVSDGLIIQKTLGNDQLDADRFIAETEQYIRQIFKEEQNSEAKK, from the coding sequence ATGGCTGCTCCACGCATGAATGATGATGTTCAGAAGATGATTCTCGATGCGGCAGAAGATCTGCTGGCGCAGAAGTCTTTGAAGGAAGTTACCCTTGCTCAGATCGCTGACCACGCCAATGTCGCCAAGGGAACTGTCTATTACTACTTCAAGAACAAGGAGGACATTCTCTTCGCGATCTTTGACCACTATCTTGCCGATCAGTGGAAACAGCTCAATGACTGGACCTCCAATACCGCCAAGGATACCCGTCTGCCGCGTCTGATCAAGTATGTGCTTGCCCGCGACATCGACAAGACCGGCATCCGTCTCCATTTCATCTTCGAAGCTGCCGATGGCAATGAAGTACTGCGCCAGAAGCTGATGGAACGCTATCTGAAGTTTGAAAAGGAAATTGCCGCAAAGATTCAGGAGCGCCAGGATAACGTCGACAGCGACTATCTCAGCTGGCTTGCGCTGATGGTATCGGACGGCTTGATCATTCAGAAGACTCTGGGCAATGATCAGCTCGACGCCGACCGGTTCATCGCTGAAACCGAACAGTACATCCGTCAGATCTTCAAAGAAGAGCAGAACAGCGAGGCAAAGAAATAA
- a CDS encoding NAD(P)/FAD-dependent oxidoreductase → MRVEDLQKKLDARFGEGLTVRREDRTIIVSGEMDNWHDIVTACSMCVSREKGVHVVNDIHLAGVEMPKMRMPGIHDQAIDGKHPDVLIIGGGISGCSIARELMRSRLSVLVIDKEADVAIQASGRNDGEVHPGVDLNKGSLKQSYVVRGNRMYDRICRELDVPFERCGQYVGFFDPKLRPIVEAYAWQRRHICGVDDTRVISRDELVHGEKHLNPEFAFALFNPMAGVVSPYQLTIAYAENAIANGAEFSLNTAATAMEVKDGRIVSVTTNRGTVYPKVVINAAGVFADDVAGMARDRFYSIHPRRGTDLIMDRKAGALVRSVASWKDLKRSASHSKGGGIIHTPSGNLLIGPDAVETYEKENYATNRSSVDAIMTKQKRTAPALDGRDIITYFTGVRAADFEEDFIIEPGRRTNNLIHVAGIQSPGLTTAPAVAEDVSAMAVDLLQKMGNPVERNLSFNPIRKGIPRLKDMDPVQRNAMIQNNPDYGVIVCRCEEVSKGEIIDAIHNPLGVATVDSIKRRVRPGMGRCQGGFCSPLVVQLIAQETRIPMEDVMKSGEGSWINCGETKEADE, encoded by the coding sequence ATGCGTGTTGAAGATCTGCAGAAGAAGCTTGATGCGCGCTTCGGCGAAGGTCTGACGGTGCGAAGAGAGGATCGCACCATCATTGTGTCGGGCGAAATGGACAACTGGCACGATATCGTCACTGCCTGTTCCATGTGCGTCAGCCGTGAAAAAGGTGTTCACGTCGTCAATGACATTCATCTGGCCGGTGTTGAGATGCCGAAGATGCGGATGCCCGGGATTCATGATCAGGCGATCGACGGAAAACATCCGGATGTTCTGATCATCGGCGGCGGTATTTCAGGCTGCAGTATTGCCAGAGAACTGATGCGCAGCCGCCTGAGCGTTCTTGTGATTGACAAGGAGGCGGATGTCGCCATCCAGGCTTCGGGTCGAAATGACGGCGAGGTGCACCCCGGCGTCGATCTCAACAAGGGTAGTCTGAAACAGAGCTACGTTGTCCGCGGAAACCGCATGTACGACCGCATCTGCAGGGAGCTCGATGTGCCGTTTGAACGCTGCGGCCAGTATGTCGGCTTCTTTGATCCAAAACTCCGTCCGATTGTTGAAGCCTACGCATGGCAGCGCAGGCACATCTGCGGCGTCGATGATACGCGTGTTATTTCACGGGATGAACTTGTCCATGGTGAGAAACACCTGAATCCGGAATTTGCCTTTGCCCTGTTCAATCCGATGGCCGGTGTCGTGTCGCCCTATCAGCTGACGATCGCCTATGCCGAAAATGCCATCGCCAACGGCGCGGAGTTTTCTCTGAACACGGCCGCCACTGCTATGGAAGTTAAGGACGGCCGTATCGTAAGCGTTACGACCAACCGAGGCACCGTTTATCCCAAGGTAGTCATCAATGCGGCAGGCGTCTTTGCGGATGATGTGGCAGGGATGGCGCGGGACCGCTTCTATTCGATCCATCCCCGGCGCGGGACAGATCTCATCATGGACCGCAAAGCCGGGGCCCTGGTTCGCTCGGTGGCCTCCTGGAAAGATCTGAAGAGATCAGCGTCCCATTCCAAAGGCGGCGGAATCATTCATACACCGAGCGGCAACCTTCTGATCGGACCGGACGCTGTTGAAACCTACGAAAAGGAAAACTACGCAACGAACCGTTCCTCTGTAGATGCGATCATGACCAAACAGAAGCGGACAGCTCCTGCCCTGGACGGCCGCGATATCATTACCTACTTCACGGGTGTACGGGCCGCGGACTTTGAAGAAGACTTCATCATCGAACCCGGCCGCAGGACGAACAATCTCATTCACGTCGCCGGGATCCAGTCACCTGGTCTTACCACGGCACCGGCGGTTGCGGAAGATGTGTCGGCGATGGCCGTGGATCTGCTGCAGAAAATGGGCAATCCGGTGGAACGCAATCTGTCCTTCAATCCCATCCGCAAAGGCATTCCGCGTCTCAAGGACATGGACCCGGTACAGCGCAATGCCATGATTCAGAACAATCCGGACTATGGCGTCATCGTGTGCCGCTGCGAAGAGGTGTCAAAGGGCGAGATCATCGATGCTATCCATAATCCGCTTGGCGTTGCGACGGTTGACTCCATCAAGCGCCGCGTACGGCCGGGCATGGGACGCTGTCAGGGAGGCTTCTGCAGTCCTCTGGTTGTGCAGCTCATAGCACAAGAGACCCGCATCCCGATGGAAGATGTCATGAAGAGCGGCGAAGGCTCCTGGATCAACTGCGGTGAAACAAAGGAGGCTGACGAATGA
- a CDS encoding NAD(P)/FAD-dependent oxidoreductase, with the protein MKNAYDVIVIGGGPGGLAAAIEAKKAGADVLLIEREARLGGILKQCIHDGFGLVRFKEKLSGPEYVGRFIDEFHALQIDSSLLTFVTKIDRHGDGSFTLSCVTQKGIEKVTSRSIVLATGCRERTAKQVAIHGTRPAGVFTAGTAQHFVNILGLMPTKRCVILGSGDIGLIMARRLTLEGAEVVGVYEAKPTPSGLTRNIVQCLEDFNIPLHLSTTVTRVFGQERLEAVEISRVDETMKPISGTEEIIACDALILSVGLIPENEVAQSLGSLMDPHTKGPVADSRFMTSVPGVFVCGNALHVNDLADYVSESGELAGRAAAMHAKNRDSDSGQEITIATDRTLQYLVPQKICREDAGGLMTVYFRTAKERASATLVIRNGDTVVYSRSFTDLRPPEMQRIVLPLMKMNLRDAVELKASLEEGS; encoded by the coding sequence ATGAAAAACGCATACGATGTGATCGTCATCGGCGGCGGGCCGGGCGGACTGGCGGCTGCGATTGAAGCGAAGAAGGCCGGCGCAGACGTTCTGCTCATTGAGCGCGAAGCAAGGCTTGGCGGCATTCTGAAGCAGTGCATTCATGATGGCTTCGGTCTGGTGCGCTTCAAGGAGAAGCTTTCGGGTCCGGAGTATGTCGGCCGCTTCATTGATGAGTTTCATGCGCTGCAGATTGACAGCAGTCTGCTCACATTTGTTACAAAGATTGATCGCCATGGCGATGGAAGTTTCACTCTTTCCTGTGTGACACAGAAAGGCATTGAGAAAGTCACTTCACGTTCCATTGTTCTGGCAACCGGATGCCGCGAGCGTACCGCCAAGCAGGTAGCGATCCACGGCACCCGGCCGGCCGGCGTCTTCACGGCCGGCACGGCCCAGCACTTTGTCAATATTCTCGGTCTGATGCCGACGAAACGCTGTGTCATTCTTGGATCGGGCGATATCGGTCTCATCATGGCGCGGCGGCTGACGCTGGAAGGAGCGGAAGTGGTCGGGGTTTATGAAGCCAAGCCGACACCATCGGGTCTTACCCGCAATATTGTTCAGTGTCTCGAGGATTTCAACATTCCGCTGCACCTTTCTACAACCGTGACCCGGGTCTTCGGTCAGGAGCGTCTTGAGGCGGTTGAAATTTCCAGAGTCGATGAAACGATGAAGCCGATCAGCGGAACCGAGGAAATCATTGCCTGCGATGCGCTGATTCTCTCGGTCGGCCTGATTCCGGAAAATGAAGTGGCGCAAAGCCTTGGCAGCCTGATGGATCCGCATACCAAAGGCCCTGTCGCCGACAGTCGATTCATGACATCGGTGCCCGGCGTCTTCGTCTGCGGCAATGCGCTTCATGTCAATGATCTTGCCGATTATGTCAGCGAAAGCGGCGAACTTGCCGGCAGGGCGGCAGCCATGCACGCAAAGAACAGAGATTCTGACAGCGGGCAGGAGATCACAATAGCCACGGACCGCACGCTTCAATATCTTGTGCCGCAGAAAATCTGCCGCGAAGATGCCGGAGGTCTGATGACGGTTTATTTCCGTACCGCGAAGGAAAGGGCATCTGCCACGCTTGTGATCCGCAACGGGGATACGGTGGTCTACAGCCGCAGCTTCACGGACCTTCGTCCGCCGGAGATGCAGCGGATCGTTCTGCCGCTGATGAAGATGAATCTGCGTGATGCCGTGGAACTGAAGGCATCGCTGGAGGAGGGATCATGA
- a CDS encoding DUF1667 domain-containing protein — MKNLTCIVCPNGCHLQVEEVDGQLIVHGNRCPRGEAFGKQEMISPMRTITSTVRTVFPDVPVVPVRVSGEIPKDRFFDVMHEINRVRLDQRLTTGDPVIKNVLGLGVDIIVTSNILKEGN, encoded by the coding sequence ATGAAGAATCTGACCTGTATCGTCTGTCCGAATGGCTGTCATCTGCAGGTAGAAGAGGTGGATGGACAGTTGATCGTCCATGGCAACCGCTGCCCGCGGGGCGAAGCGTTTGGAAAACAGGAAATGATTTCGCCGATGCGCACCATCACTTCCACCGTACGTACTGTATTCCCTGATGTGCCGGTTGTGCCGGTACGTGTTTCCGGGGAAATACCGAAGGATCGCTTCTTCGATGTGATGCATGAAATCAACCGGGTACGTCTGGATCAGAGGCTTACAACCGGTGATCCTGTAATCAAAAATGTACTTGGACTTGGCGTCGATATCATTGTTACGAGCAATATCCTGAAGGAGGGAAACTGA
- a CDS encoding FAD-binding oxidoreductase: MANKPYQGFEPKWVKEPAPKDSWRSIFRWGDPDFVKYPKESLYKLIKSTFHMTDEDFSHYDGDIGMEKVVLNAPCHLEEKHLEALRRIVGDDYVTTEDYPRLAVAYGKTGFDTLRLRQHTVDSLPDAVVYPDTTKQVEEIVAYCCANKIPLYVYGGGSSVTMGVEPTKGGISLDMRKRFNKVLDFNEVDQTITVQAGMSGPDLEKNLNEAVKRFGAARAYTCGHFPQSFEYSSVGGWTVTRGAGQNSTYYGCITDIVLLQKYATPIGTVQTSHYPRQATGPDLNQIMMGSEGTFGVLTEVTLKVHRYMPENRKRFSYIFKDWPTAMAAAREMMQCEAGFASVFRLSDPEETNLMLRLYNVDETPLWNLLNHRGYKDMERCLFLGYTDGEKGYSENVARNIARIARSFGGMSLTSFVTKSWEKGRFNDPYLRDTLLDFGIMTDTLECTVNWSNMEKVHREVRKVCHALPDTIVTTHMSHCYPQGANLYFIFITRMDNAQEFRRYHSSILDAIQKSGAAMSHHHGIGKMFGPWLEGSLGHTEYGVIRTLRDYFDPDHLMNPGGTLGLDTPESEKHYTREDIRPNDSSE; encoded by the coding sequence ATGGCCAACAAACCGTATCAGGGATTTGAACCCAAATGGGTCAAGGAACCGGCACCGAAAGACAGCTGGCGTTCCATCTTCCGCTGGGGCGATCCTGACTTTGTCAAATACCCCAAGGAATCTCTGTATAAACTGATCAAATCCACCTTCCATATGACCGATGAAGACTTCTCCCACTATGACGGCGACATCGGCATGGAGAAGGTCGTACTCAATGCGCCCTGCCATCTGGAAGAGAAACATCTTGAGGCACTGCGGCGGATCGTTGGCGACGACTATGTGACGACGGAAGATTATCCGCGCCTTGCGGTGGCCTATGGCAAGACGGGCTTTGATACGCTGCGTCTTCGTCAGCACACGGTTGATTCGCTTCCGGATGCGGTCGTCTATCCCGATACGACGAAGCAGGTGGAAGAGATCGTTGCCTACTGCTGTGCGAATAAGATTCCGCTCTATGTCTATGGCGGCGGCTCCTCGGTCACGATGGGCGTTGAACCGACTAAAGGCGGCATCTCCCTGGATATGCGCAAGCGCTTTAACAAGGTGCTCGATTTCAATGAAGTCGATCAGACGATCACGGTGCAGGCAGGCATGTCGGGGCCGGATCTGGAAAAGAACCTGAACGAGGCCGTCAAACGCTTCGGCGCAGCCCGTGCCTATACCTGCGGCCACTTCCCGCAGTCCTTTGAATACAGCAGCGTCGGTGGCTGGACCGTTACCCGTGGCGCCGGGCAGAACAGCACTTACTATGGCTGTATTACGGACATTGTGCTGTTACAGAAATATGCGACTCCGATCGGAACGGTGCAGACAAGCCATTATCCACGCCAGGCGACGGGACCGGATCTGAACCAGATCATGATGGGCAGCGAAGGAACGTTCGGCGTCCTGACCGAAGTGACGCTGAAGGTACATCGCTACATGCCCGAAAACCGCAAGCGCTTCTCCTACATCTTCAAAGACTGGCCGACGGCAATGGCGGCAGCCCGTGAGATGATGCAGTGCGAAGCGGGCTTTGCCAGCGTCTTCCGCCTCTCGGACCCGGAGGAAACCAACCTCATGTTAAGGCTGTACAACGTCGATGAGACGCCGCTGTGGAACCTGTTGAACCATCGCGGGTACAAGGACATGGAACGGTGTCTGTTTCTTGGCTATACGGACGGGGAAAAGGGATACAGCGAAAATGTCGCCAGGAATATTGCCCGCATCGCCCGCTCGTTCGGCGGTATGAGTCTGACATCGTTTGTGACCAAGAGCTGGGAAAAGGGTAGATTCAACGACCCGTATCTGCGTGATACTCTTTTGGATTTCGGTATCATGACCGACACGCTGGAATGCACTGTCAACTGGTCGAATATGGAAAAGGTGCACCGCGAAGTGCGCAAGGTGTGCCACGCTCTGCCCGATACAATTGTGACGACACATATGTCGCACTGCTATCCGCAGGGAGCCAATCTCTATTTCATCTTCATTACGCGCATGGACAATGCGCAGGAGTTCCGTCGCTACCATTCGAGCATCCTCGACGCGATTCAGAAGTCGGGTGCCGCCATGAGTCATCACCATGGCATCGGCAAGATGTTCGGACCGTGGCTCGAAGGCAGCCTCGGCCATACGGAATACGGCGTCATTCGTACGCTGCGCGATTACTTTGATCCGGATCATCTGATGAATCCGGGCGGTACGCTGGGCCTGGATACGCCGGAGAGCGAGAAGCACTATACGCGGGAGGATATTCGTCCCAATGACAGCAGCGAGTGA